The Leclercia adecarboxylata genome has a segment encoding these proteins:
- a CDS encoding Ig-like domain-containing protein — MKIKLALLIAFAGFSAGASAEIAEFSFKDTLNVKKTVSPASVWINPVTSFDVAVISGLDRYITLSLLKSDGSLIWSTKSSLVTVDDRTTSSTGFDYYGKTLTVPAMGEDSFTLREVITDLQGKEVSRQDYPLAIDRTPPATGTISYTRNGWNFGSEAIFTSVPAGMQYASVQALVFNGLSDKGSGLANAEYFITDAAGVERKKPAEINTVEGSVTVQVADASSNALAPENRSEYKVGIYLYDKAGNRSELSRRSVIDRVKPDDIIQVQDATTGSWVSYQSGMTVFQNPISVRVLRKKSDFTAVNGSKYGWADSNFQTSDSTYNIYTFKYIYPNVGDTYHEFQTLAGGVRRIHHNSLNFTPAPAMEIAPKIVAKEMYRSDTSEWLTQASISVKTATISRIKVTAEPRPYVQKFRTVKNAAWFCTIPVGQSLCEMTVNFNYTSDKGFEYLHLYSGKDGDSIFDALAGNFTVIWDNNPPVVNVAQVNKASKTITMTATDNDRVNAWNISYWDTKVFEATLKNARGETFTLKPVTVSESDYKTKNATFSYAGLPDGDYTVVSVSATDLVGNTGTKTLNAPLKIDSTLPVIAFSFNGADAEGKLVKGLENLRISVTDASGDASLISLQLAGGPNSEKVTLAFTPLSKDVFIPEYPRIFPNTDESGQMYHLEALAIDESGNRTTKTLNFTYQPANLIMLDNLKTLATAVALKATDNTPLAIIRTSVLRRQDGSIITGQLNGTLTVQKNAQFGVTVAGVTVQPGETKSLSLDLGNGEERTYPVTPAVSGQSGTATFAIEFPQT; from the coding sequence ATGAAAATCAAACTAGCCCTGCTTATTGCATTTGCAGGTTTCAGCGCAGGAGCTTCCGCTGAAATCGCAGAATTCAGCTTTAAAGATACCCTGAACGTTAAAAAGACCGTATCGCCTGCATCCGTATGGATTAATCCGGTAACGAGCTTTGACGTTGCCGTTATTTCCGGTCTGGACCGTTATATTACGCTCAGTCTGCTGAAAAGTGACGGGAGCCTCATCTGGAGCACGAAAAGCAGCCTGGTTACCGTTGATGACCGTACCACATCTTCGACAGGCTTTGATTATTACGGCAAGACTCTGACCGTACCAGCGATGGGAGAAGATAGCTTCACCCTCAGAGAGGTGATTACCGACTTGCAAGGGAAGGAGGTCTCCCGGCAGGATTACCCGCTTGCAATTGACCGAACGCCTCCGGCAACGGGTACCATAAGTTATACGAGAAATGGGTGGAACTTTGGCAGCGAAGCGATCTTCACTTCAGTACCAGCCGGTATGCAGTACGCCAGCGTCCAGGCACTGGTCTTTAATGGACTGAGTGATAAAGGTTCCGGGCTTGCTAATGCTGAATATTTCATAACCGATGCCGCTGGAGTGGAGCGTAAAAAGCCAGCGGAAATTAATACAGTGGAAGGTAGCGTAACCGTTCAAGTCGCCGACGCAAGCAGCAATGCCCTGGCACCGGAAAACCGCTCTGAATATAAAGTGGGGATCTACCTTTATGACAAAGCGGGAAACAGGAGCGAACTAAGCCGCCGAAGCGTAATTGATCGGGTTAAGCCTGACGATATCATCCAGGTGCAGGACGCCACTACCGGATCATGGGTCTCCTATCAGTCTGGCATGACCGTCTTCCAGAACCCTATTTCCGTACGGGTATTAAGGAAGAAAAGTGACTTTACTGCTGTTAACGGTTCCAAATATGGCTGGGCGGACTCGAATTTCCAGACGTCCGATAGCACTTATAATATCTATACTTTCAAATACATATATCCAAATGTGGGGGATACTTATCATGAATTTCAGACTCTGGCGGGAGGAGTAAGACGAATTCATCATAACTCCCTCAACTTCACTCCAGCCCCGGCGATGGAAATAGCCCCGAAGATAGTGGCTAAAGAGATGTACCGGAGTGATACCAGTGAGTGGTTAACTCAGGCCTCAATCAGCGTTAAAACCGCCACCATTAGCCGCATAAAGGTAACCGCAGAACCCCGACCATACGTGCAAAAGTTCAGAACGGTAAAAAATGCAGCCTGGTTCTGCACTATTCCTGTCGGACAAAGTTTATGCGAGATGACGGTTAACTTCAACTACACCAGTGACAAAGGATTTGAGTATCTGCATCTTTACTCGGGAAAAGATGGTGACAGCATATTCGATGCGCTTGCTGGTAATTTTACGGTTATCTGGGATAACAACCCACCGGTGGTTAATGTCGCTCAGGTAAACAAGGCCTCCAAGACAATCACTATGACGGCCACCGATAATGATCGCGTCAACGCCTGGAACATCAGCTACTGGGATACCAAAGTTTTCGAAGCCACCCTTAAAAATGCCCGGGGGGAAACTTTCACCCTGAAGCCTGTGACTGTCAGTGAAAGCGATTATAAAACCAAAAACGCCACTTTCTCATACGCTGGTCTACCGGACGGGGATTATACGGTTGTTAGCGTGTCTGCCACGGATCTTGTTGGAAACACAGGAACCAAAACGCTTAATGCACCGCTGAAAATTGACTCAACGCTTCCGGTTATTGCGTTCAGCTTTAATGGCGCAGACGCAGAAGGAAAACTGGTTAAAGGGCTTGAGAACCTACGCATAAGCGTTACTGATGCCTCTGGGGATGCTTCCCTGATATCGCTTCAGCTCGCTGGTGGACCTAACTCTGAAAAGGTCACCCTTGCATTCACGCCGCTATCCAAGGATGTCTTTATTCCTGAATACCCCAGAATCTTCCCCAATACTGACGAATCGGGACAGATGTATCATCTGGAGGCTCTGGCTATTGACGAATCAGGTAACCGGACCACTAAAACGCTTAATTTTACCTACCAGCCAGCTAACCTGATTATGCTGGATAATCTCAAGACGCTGGCCACAGCCGTAGCACTGAAAGCAACGGACAACACGCCGCTGGCCATCATCCGAACCAGTGTGTTGCGTCGTCAGGACGGTTCTATCATTACCGGACAGTTAAACGGAACCCTGACTGTTCAGAAAAACGCCCAGTTCGGCGTTACGGTTGCCGGAGTTACGGTCCAGCCTGGTGAAACTAAATCGCTGTCACTGGATCTTGGTAATGGTGAAGAGCGCACATATCCCGTTACTCCCGCTGTAAGTGGTCAATCTGGCACGGCCACATTTGCTATAGAATTCCCTCAAACATAA
- a CDS encoding IS1-like element IS1B family transposase (programmed frameshift) → MASVSISCPSCSATDGVVRNGKSTAGHQRYLCSHCRKTWQLQFTYTASQPGTHQKIIDMAMNGVGCRATARIMGVGLNTIFRHFKKLRPQSVTSRIQPGSDVIVCAEMDEQWGYVGAKSRQRWLFYAYDRLRKTVVAHVFGERTMATLGRLMSLLSPFDVVIWMTDGWPLYESRLKGKLHVISKRYTQRIERHNLNLRQHLARLGRKSLSFSKSVELHDKVIGHYLNIKHYQ, encoded by the exons GTGGCTTCTGTTTCTATCAGCTGTCCCTCCTGTTCAGCTACTGACGGGGTGGTGCGTAACGGCAAAAGCACTGCCGGACATCAGCGCTATCTCTGCTCTCACTGCCGTAAAACATGGCAACTGCAGTTCACTTACACCGCTTCTCAACCCGGTACGCACCAGAAAATCATTGATATGGCCATGAATGGCGTTGGATGCCGGGCAACCGCCCGCATTATGGGCGTTGGCCTCAACACGATTTTCCGCCATT TTAAAAAACTCAGGCCGCAGTCGGTAACCTCGCGCATACAGCCGGGCAGTGACGTCATCGTCTGCGCGGAAATGGACGAACAGTGGGGATACGTCGGGGCTAAATCGCGCCAGCGCTGGCTGTTTTACGCGTATGACAGGCTCCGGAAGACGGTTGTTGCGCACGTATTCGGTGAACGCACGATGGCGACGCTGGGGCGTCTTATGAGCCTGCTGTCACCCTTTGACGTGGTGATATGGATGACGGATGGCTGGCCGCTGTATGAATCCCGCCTGAAGGGAAAGCTGCACGTAATCAGCAAGCGATATACGCAGCGAATTGAGCGGCATAACCTGAATCTGAGGCAGCACCTGGCACGGCTGGGACGGAAGTCGCTGTCGTTCTCAAAATCGGTGGAGCTGCATGACAAAGTCATCGGGCATTATCTGAACATAAAACACTATCAATAA
- a CDS encoding Ig-like domain-containing protein, with protein MRKTLIGCMVATALATVSSAHAQVFSYSFTDTNKAVRNIKPATQTYLNPAGVLTLNLISGLDRYERVTVTRDSDKKVMYSSVSTKTSVADRIVAADGTEYYGKDMVLPALGEGTFTVVNETLDIRQTVVSTSTYHFIVDTTPPRYKSIYPSQNAGYDMVLSGPLWELGRGGSGQFSIFADGIEDASGIAKIRLVIKRSNGSVVSDNNLSYDTANKRAFYPWIKDMNTQAGMPSSDLDEEFTFNFIVTDLAGNTLNIPPQRFLYDDQMGEFTPFAVHDSRVSTSVVPGISSGYVPFKRGLTVLENPYKLVIRIPRTNWKPYRNGGMSITNNYGGVQVLSEDATYVYVEVKLPQGALDGNYYRPVNTYQWSGGDLGQYASWLNWDPASVKSPAWGSSPIERQKADGTWFNSVNWNLFKASDMPIKLTNIRFNVQARPYDQKITGGATCSIPAGSTTCTVSLPQDIINGTTGYLHSGYEVRSTTEATFFAPIWENIAWHTLGPSVTGFDYIETTNILQVYVNQPGDGSYFDHVYVNRVWLSDKNRNNAEISVTGKQTGRNMASGNYTYEFNMKEVPEGSYNVVINAQDTFNNTGNLPYQTVVVDNTAPSVSISYEGKPISKNVTVYGLENVRIQLTDALTKPSLSRMTLRGGPVSDAVELSWVNLGNNLYAPNYPKIFPSLNEGETYTLTVQAKDEMNNVKESSVEFNYLPNNLVRLENLKTLAVNASLKTSDNTPLAVLYASQLRKKDGSIATGLQDAVLTVRKDAAFGVTVNGVSAMPGESKELQLDLGLGDSRSFPIFPAVSGLTGRSEFMINIEELK; from the coding sequence ATGCGTAAAACTCTAATTGGCTGCATGGTTGCAACTGCCCTTGCTACTGTATCTTCGGCACATGCTCAGGTATTTAGCTACTCATTTACAGATACCAATAAGGCTGTTCGGAATATTAAGCCTGCAACACAAACATATCTTAATCCCGCTGGTGTTTTGACTCTGAACTTGATATCGGGTCTTGATCGGTACGAGCGAGTGACGGTCACACGAGACAGCGATAAAAAGGTTATGTATTCCTCCGTCTCGACCAAAACGAGCGTTGCAGATCGTATCGTTGCTGCCGATGGAACAGAATACTATGGAAAGGATATGGTTCTACCGGCGCTCGGAGAAGGGACCTTTACTGTAGTCAATGAAACTCTGGATATTCGCCAGACTGTAGTGAGCACATCTACTTATCATTTCATCGTTGATACAACTCCTCCACGCTATAAGAGTATTTATCCGAGTCAAAACGCAGGTTACGACATGGTACTTTCTGGGCCACTTTGGGAGTTGGGCCGAGGCGGTAGTGGCCAGTTTTCTATATTTGCAGACGGTATTGAGGATGCTAGTGGAATTGCCAAGATCCGTCTTGTCATTAAACGAAGTAATGGTTCTGTGGTCTCCGACAATAACCTGAGTTATGACACAGCCAATAAACGTGCGTTCTATCCGTGGATTAAAGATATGAACACCCAGGCTGGCATGCCCTCAAGTGATCTTGATGAAGAATTCACCTTCAATTTCATCGTTACGGACCTGGCAGGAAATACGCTTAACATTCCTCCCCAGCGGTTTTTATATGACGATCAAATGGGAGAATTTACGCCATTTGCAGTTCATGACTCACGTGTAAGCACCAGTGTTGTACCCGGCATTTCTTCGGGATACGTCCCGTTTAAACGAGGCCTTACAGTGCTGGAAAACCCCTACAAGTTGGTTATACGTATCCCAAGAACTAACTGGAAGCCATATCGAAATGGTGGCATGAGCATTACCAATAACTATGGCGGAGTACAGGTCCTTTCCGAAGATGCCACCTATGTCTACGTGGAAGTTAAGCTGCCACAGGGTGCCTTAGATGGAAACTACTATAGACCTGTGAATACATATCAATGGTCTGGAGGAGATCTTGGTCAGTATGCCAGCTGGCTCAACTGGGATCCTGCCTCTGTAAAGAGTCCGGCTTGGGGAAGTTCACCCATAGAACGACAAAAGGCTGATGGAACATGGTTCAACAGCGTAAACTGGAACCTGTTCAAGGCATCTGATATGCCTATAAAACTTACTAATATCCGGTTCAATGTACAGGCTAGGCCATATGATCAAAAAATCACTGGCGGAGCAACATGCAGTATTCCAGCTGGCTCAACAACCTGTACCGTCTCTTTGCCCCAGGATATTATAAATGGCACTACCGGCTATCTTCATAGTGGCTATGAAGTAAGGTCAACCACCGAAGCAACCTTCTTTGCCCCTATATGGGAGAATATAGCCTGGCATACACTGGGTCCCTCCGTCACTGGATTTGATTACATTGAAACCACCAACATTCTCCAGGTTTACGTGAATCAACCTGGAGATGGTTCATATTTCGACCATGTTTATGTAAATCGAGTTTGGTTGTCAGATAAAAACCGTAACAACGCAGAAATAAGCGTAACCGGCAAACAAACAGGTAGAAATATGGCGTCTGGGAACTACACGTATGAGTTCAACATGAAAGAGGTACCAGAAGGCAGTTATAACGTGGTAATTAATGCCCAAGATACATTCAACAATACCGGTAACCTCCCTTATCAAACTGTTGTCGTTGATAATACAGCACCATCTGTAAGTATTAGCTACGAAGGAAAACCGATCAGCAAAAACGTAACAGTATATGGGCTGGAGAACGTCCGTATACAGCTCACCGATGCTCTAACTAAACCATCCTTAAGCCGTATGACTCTTCGCGGTGGCCCTGTTTCTGATGCGGTGGAATTGTCTTGGGTGAATCTGGGAAACAACCTGTATGCACCTAATTATCCCAAGATCTTTCCGTCTCTTAATGAAGGCGAAACATACACTCTCACAGTTCAGGCCAAAGATGAGATGAACAACGTTAAAGAAAGCTCAGTCGAATTTAACTACCTTCCAAACAATCTCGTCAGGCTAGAGAATCTGAAAACCTTAGCTGTCAATGCTTCTCTCAAAACATCTGACAATACTCCTCTGGCTGTTCTGTATGCCAGCCAGCTGCGTAAAAAGGATGGTTCAATCGCTACAGGGCTTCAGGACGCAGTGCTTACTGTCCGTAAGGACGCTGCATTCGGCGTGACTGTAAATGGTGTTTCTGCGATGCCAGGTGAAAGCAAAGAGCTTCAACTGGATTTGGGGCTCGGGGACAGCCGTAGCTTTCCTATTTTCCCTGCTGTATCCGGCCTTACAGGCAGATCTGAGTTCATGATTAACATTGAAGAATTAAAATAA
- a CDS encoding type II toxin-antitoxin system RelE/ParE family toxin produces the protein MIHSFKDRRLEKFFRNGKTTAGIPSEIINAILCRLETLDNVQSERELLSNSLRYERLRMTSNRYSSIRVNSKYRLFFEWNDGAHNVHLSAHDYKSLIH, from the coding sequence ATGATCCATTCATTTAAAGACAGACGGCTTGAAAAGTTCTTCCGTAATGGAAAAACAACGGCAGGTATTCCTTCTGAAATTATTAACGCAATTCTGTGTCGACTTGAAACGCTGGATAATGTCCAGAGTGAGCGGGAGTTATTATCCAACAGCTTGCGTTATGAACGCTTAAGAATGACGTCAAACCGTTATTCCTCCATTCGAGTAAACTCTAAGTATCGATTATTCTTTGAATGGAATGATGGCGCACATAATGTTCATTTGTCTGCACATGACTATAAATCGCTCATCCATTAA
- a CDS encoding Ig-like domain-containing protein gives MKHLAFITAVAGLGMSVQAPAQIYESAFKDTNGIEIHAPSSRLMLNPASPVTLTLISGLDRFVNVKVTKDTGTVILNTTTTRTGVSDRLTAADGSEFYGKKVTLPALGEGKFVVQINVLDLNQKPVATYNYNWLIDVTPPAANALTANTGSGSTAGDVWKLGLEATGQYDFTSSGVSDANGIDKGLIYIYRQDGSLYSTTQMQYDVSGQKMYHTYSKNSVKGTGIPDSNLDEDFTAKVVIFDNAGNSRTLPTQKFRYDNTLGEMTLWAVHDPNTSSSVVPGVSNYPAYKAGMVVNENPIRLVYRIPKSNYRAYSEGGLQFINQYSAPKEIAVDSTYAYVEMTLPYGSINGDMARMANFGQWGGYYPSYSLVLNPSANQTPAFAGTWVDFLDDKGNWVKWKDFESVASSRLPIKISRLRFNVEARPFAQEIGGKATCTIPAGKTSCEAPETFDMALGTQGYNRILYFVRSISNPILRSEQWIMTRWNNKQLPVINSISYDETNKQLDVLASLEGDGNWFDSVSLREFYLSDKNTGTRMSPTGVIKSRISGNYTIAYDLSRQSEGKYNVEVNIRDFFQNQTNKTFGEIALDNTPPTVAITFDGKPVKDDTVVYGLENLRIALADNLTTPRITRLQLVGGPTADNVELTWSPAGKDTYMPEYPRLFPNFEPSENYSISVTVADSQSNTKTYTQKFSYLPNNLVQLHNLRTLSVSSPLKTTDGVPLAYLSTNVLRKTNGEIAKGVQNATLTVRKDAAFGIKFNGAQAAPGESVEVQIDMGQGDNLLLPVYPSENGKVGTSEFMIQIDELK, from the coding sequence ATGAAACATCTCGCTTTTATTACTGCTGTAGCCGGACTCGGTATGTCTGTTCAGGCCCCAGCTCAGATATATGAATCGGCCTTTAAAGACACGAACGGTATTGAGATCCACGCCCCGTCTTCTCGTCTTATGCTTAATCCGGCATCACCGGTAACTTTGACACTTATTTCAGGTCTTGATCGTTTCGTTAATGTCAAAGTCACGAAAGACACTGGAACTGTCATTCTTAATACTACGACTACACGGACGGGTGTATCAGACCGACTAACAGCTGCTGACGGTAGTGAGTTCTACGGCAAAAAAGTAACTTTGCCTGCTTTGGGTGAAGGCAAATTTGTCGTTCAGATAAACGTGTTAGATCTCAATCAGAAGCCTGTAGCGACCTATAACTATAACTGGCTAATTGATGTCACCCCTCCAGCGGCAAATGCTCTTACCGCTAATACTGGTTCTGGCTCTACCGCTGGTGACGTGTGGAAGCTTGGATTAGAGGCAACGGGGCAGTATGACTTCACCTCTTCGGGCGTAAGTGATGCAAATGGTATTGATAAGGGCCTAATATATATTTACAGGCAGGACGGTAGCCTCTACAGCACTACACAGATGCAGTATGACGTATCCGGCCAAAAGATGTACCACACTTACTCTAAGAATTCAGTTAAGGGAACCGGAATACCAGACAGCAACCTGGATGAAGACTTTACTGCAAAAGTTGTTATCTTCGATAACGCAGGTAATAGCCGAACGCTGCCAACTCAAAAATTTCGCTACGACAACACGCTGGGTGAGATGACACTGTGGGCCGTTCATGATCCAAATACGTCTTCCAGCGTCGTACCCGGGGTTTCTAATTATCCGGCTTACAAAGCCGGTATGGTCGTTAACGAAAACCCTATTCGATTAGTCTACCGGATCCCAAAATCTAACTACCGTGCTTATTCAGAAGGTGGGCTTCAGTTCATCAATCAATATTCCGCCCCCAAAGAGATAGCTGTAGACAGCACTTATGCTTATGTTGAAATGACTCTTCCCTATGGCTCAATTAATGGGGATATGGCTCGTATGGCGAACTTTGGCCAGTGGGGAGGGTATTATCCGTCATACAGCCTCGTTCTAAACCCATCTGCAAACCAAACGCCTGCATTTGCGGGTACCTGGGTAGATTTCCTCGATGATAAGGGGAACTGGGTTAAGTGGAAGGATTTTGAGAGTGTGGCTTCATCACGACTGCCAATTAAAATTTCCCGACTTCGTTTTAACGTTGAAGCCCGGCCCTTTGCACAAGAGATCGGCGGTAAGGCGACCTGCACCATTCCGGCAGGAAAAACCTCGTGTGAAGCGCCTGAGACGTTTGATATGGCCTTGGGTACCCAGGGCTACAATAGGATCCTTTACTTCGTTCGCAGCATCAGCAATCCCATTTTGCGGTCTGAGCAATGGATTATGACACGCTGGAACAATAAACAACTGCCGGTAATAAACTCGATATCATATGACGAGACTAACAAGCAGCTGGATGTACTGGCGTCACTTGAAGGCGATGGTAACTGGTTCGACTCGGTCTCATTGAGGGAATTTTATCTTTCCGATAAGAACACCGGTACCCGGATGTCACCCACAGGCGTAATCAAATCTCGTATCTCAGGTAACTACACGATTGCTTATGATTTATCCCGTCAGTCTGAAGGAAAATACAACGTTGAGGTCAACATCAGGGACTTCTTCCAGAACCAGACCAATAAAACTTTCGGAGAAATTGCTCTGGATAACACTCCTCCGACAGTGGCCATAACATTCGACGGAAAGCCGGTAAAAGACGATACGGTAGTGTACGGCCTGGAGAACCTCAGGATCGCTCTGGCAGATAATCTGACAACCCCGAGGATAACCCGTCTTCAGCTCGTAGGTGGCCCCACAGCTGATAACGTTGAGCTTACGTGGTCACCGGCAGGCAAAGATACATACATGCCTGAGTATCCGAGGCTGTTCCCAAATTTCGAACCATCTGAAAATTATTCAATTAGCGTAACAGTTGCCGATAGTCAGTCGAATACCAAAACCTATACTCAGAAGTTCAGTTATCTACCGAATAACCTTGTGCAGTTACATAATCTACGCACATTATCGGTCAGTTCGCCTCTCAAAACGACAGATGGCGTACCCCTTGCGTACCTGTCCACTAACGTTCTGCGTAAGACAAATGGAGAAATTGCTAAAGGGGTCCAGAACGCAACGCTGACTGTGCGGAAGGATGCAGCCTTCGGTATTAAATTTAACGGGGCACAGGCGGCTCCAGGTGAGTCAGTTGAGGTGCAAATAGATATGGGCCAGGGGGATAATCTTCTGTTACCCGTTTATCCTTCCGAAAATGGGAAAGTTGGCACCTCAGAATTCATGATTCAGATCGACGAGTTGAAGTAA
- a CDS encoding methyltransferase, translated as MQISTEVLNVLSRCRAEGNFLFLADQLDRSIYVKTNKVLEAAGGKWNRKEQAHIFTADAAERIEQIILTGSVDIPRDLFNFFPTPENLVTDMVLRAEPAAGERVLEPEFGDGRILKALKLAAPDALITGIELNDERFLAVKNDSVLSTGVELVHTDFLGYQPDETFDVIVMNPPFLKRSDVKQVMHAIAMLAKRGRLQAILSAGVLFREDTLTKALRERVKQLGGQISPLPDDTFRESGTKVKTARLEIDLRR; from the coding sequence ATGCAAATCTCAACTGAAGTTCTGAACGTCTTATCTCGCTGCCGTGCTGAAGGGAACTTTCTTTTCCTGGCCGACCAGCTCGACCGCAGCATTTATGTTAAGACAAACAAAGTGCTCGAAGCCGCCGGTGGCAAATGGAACCGAAAAGAGCAGGCACATATTTTTACGGCGGATGCAGCTGAGCGTATCGAGCAAATCATTCTGACAGGTTCGGTTGACATCCCACGAGATCTGTTCAATTTCTTCCCTACACCTGAGAATTTAGTCACAGATATGGTTCTACGCGCTGAACCAGCTGCCGGGGAGCGTGTACTGGAGCCAGAGTTTGGTGATGGCCGCATTCTGAAAGCCTTAAAACTGGCGGCTCCGGATGCATTGATTACCGGGATCGAATTGAACGATGAGCGATTCCTTGCAGTGAAGAACGATAGTGTCCTTAGCACAGGAGTCGAGCTGGTGCATACCGACTTTCTTGGGTACCAGCCCGATGAAACTTTTGATGTTATCGTTATGAATCCACCATTCCTTAAACGCTCTGACGTTAAACAAGTCATGCATGCCATCGCAATGCTCGCTAAGCGAGGTCGCTTACAGGCCATTCTGTCAGCTGGGGTATTGTTCCGGGAAGACACACTGACAAAAGCGCTCAGGGAGCGAGTCAAACAACTTGGCGGACAAATTTCGCCTCTTCCGGATGATACATTTAGGGAGTCCGGAACAAAGGTCAAAACAGCCCGCCTTGAAATTGATCTTCGCCGCTAA
- the repHI2 gene encoding IncHI-type plasmid replication initiator protein RepHI2, with protein MTKEKDTEQQDLVTRAFSVREKESGKDIILRPNSNRTVQSIALMRLGLFVPSPKSVGRQNREYKTVGFDATKELQTLSLMESEGFTNISIVGERLDMSVDFKTWMGIIRTYANHPINNDTISLKFTEFLKLCTPENYRSSTASRKRIDASLRRLASVTLSFTSNNSSKVYTTHLVQSALLDPESDQVVLQVDPKIFELYQYDHKVLMQLKAIKELAKKESAQALYTFIESLPPNPIPISLTRLKNRLNLKTRANSQNATVRKALEELASIGYLQYTEIKKDGKVYFQIHKRDPDLNLNNTQPPLEVVEDEEENSGSSVLEGELCPPADPIDGDDVLTVHDLTAEELRYIRSLRSQKKNSNAS; from the coding sequence ATGACTAAAGAGAAAGATACTGAGCAGCAGGACCTGGTCACCAGGGCTTTCTCTGTTAGAGAGAAAGAATCAGGTAAAGACATCATTTTGCGTCCTAACAGCAACCGTACGGTGCAGTCTATTGCTTTGATGCGGCTCGGGCTGTTCGTCCCATCACCAAAGAGTGTGGGGCGTCAAAATCGGGAATATAAAACGGTTGGCTTTGACGCAACGAAAGAGTTACAGACGCTCTCTTTAATGGAGAGCGAGGGGTTCACCAATATTTCAATTGTCGGTGAGCGTCTTGATATGTCAGTAGATTTTAAGACGTGGATGGGCATCATTCGAACCTATGCCAATCATCCGATTAACAATGACACGATAAGCTTAAAATTCACTGAATTCCTCAAGCTATGTACGCCTGAAAATTATCGCTCATCTACAGCGTCCAGAAAACGTATAGACGCCTCCTTACGCAGGTTAGCATCCGTTACCTTGTCGTTCACCAGTAATAACTCGTCCAAAGTCTATACAACGCATCTGGTACAGTCTGCCCTGTTAGACCCGGAATCAGATCAGGTTGTCCTTCAGGTTGATCCTAAGATTTTCGAGCTCTATCAATACGATCATAAGGTTTTGATGCAGCTGAAGGCAATTAAGGAGTTGGCCAAGAAGGAAAGCGCCCAGGCTCTCTATACGTTCATAGAGTCATTACCGCCAAATCCTATACCGATATCCCTTACTCGGCTGAAAAATCGTCTGAACCTCAAAACACGAGCAAATAGTCAGAATGCTACCGTGAGAAAGGCTCTTGAAGAGTTGGCATCGATAGGATACCTCCAGTACACCGAAATTAAGAAAGACGGAAAAGTATACTTCCAGATTCATAAGCGGGATCCCGATCTGAATTTGAACAATACTCAGCCTCCTTTAGAAGTGGTTGAAGATGAAGAAGAGAACTCAGGGTCTTCTGTTTTAGAAGGTGAGTTATGCCCACCAGCTGACCCGATAGACGGCGATGATGTTCTTACCGTCCATGATTTAACCGCTGAAGAACTGCGCTATATTCGTAGTCTTCGAAGCCAGAAAAAGAACAGCAACGCCAGCTAA